The following DNA comes from Frankia casuarinae.
CTCAGGCCCTGCACCGACAGCGCCGTTCCCCGGTAGGCGGTTGCGAGGCGTGCCGTGCCGCCGCCGCGGTCACCGCCGCGGCTGCCGCCGCCCGAGTTCGTCACCGCTGCCACGATGCCGACGGTGATGGCGACGATGACGACGAACGCGACCGCTCCGATGATGAGCGGCGTCCGGTTACGGGCGTTCGGACTCGACTGGTGCCCGGCCTGGCGGGTGGCGGCCGGCGGTACCCCCGCCATCCCGTGCACCGGTCCCCCCGGACCGGGCCGGTACGTCTGGCCGCCGGGACCGCCGGGGGCACCCGGTCCGCCTGGGGCATCCGGTCCGCCATAACCGGGGCCGAGCGACCGCGGCGGTGGGGTCGACCGCGGCGGTGGGGTCGACCGCGGCGGTGGAGTGTTGCCCGGCGGGAATCCACCCCAGCCCGGCCCACCCGGTGGTGGATATCCCCCCATCGGATGGCCGGCCGGACTACCGGGTGCTCCGGGGCTACCGGGGAAGCCCGGACTACCGGGTGCTCCGGGGCTACCGGGGAAGCCCGGACTACCGGGTGCTCCGGGGCTACCGGGGAAGCCCGGTCGACCGGCGGCCGGCGGGCGCGGGGTGGTCGAGGTGGCGAGCGCCGCCTCCCGGATCTCGTCGTCGATCCGCACCTTGACGTCGGACCGGGACAGCCAGGTCGGGCCGAACGCGCGGCTGCTCGCTCGGGCGAGTTCCAGGGCGAAGTCGGCGGCGTCGGCGAAGCGGATGCTCGGATCCTTCGCCAGCGCCCGCAGGATCACCGCGGAGACGGGTGGCGGAACCATGGTGAGCGGTTCCGGCATGATCGTCAGATGGTGGTGGGTCAGCGGTTGCACCGCCATCTGACGGCCGAACAGCGGCCGGTTGGCGATCATCTCGTAGAGCACACCCGCGAGGGCGTAAAGATCGGTGGACGGGAAGAGACGCGTCCCCATGATCTGCTCGGGAGCCATGTAACGCGGCGTTCCCAGGATCGCGCTGGCGGTGGTCTCCGCTCCGTCGAAAATCTTGGCGATGCCGAAGTCGGTCACCTTCAGCAGCCCGTCGCCGGCGAACATGATGTTGTCCGGCTTGATGTCCCGGTGCAGCACTCCGTGGCCGTGCGCCGTGGCGAGGGCGGCCGCGGCCGCGAGCCCGATCGAGCAGGTGGTCTCGGCGGAGACCGGTCCCGAGCTCATCCGCTGTTTGAGCGTGCCGCCGGAGAGCAGCTCCATGACGAGCAAGCAGGTGCCCTCATGCTCCACGTAGTCGTGGATACGCACGATGTGCGGATGATCCAGTTCGGCCAGCACCCGAGCCTCGGACAGGAAGCGGGTACGCAGATCGGGGTCGTCGGAGGTGTCCAGCAGGATCTTGATCGCGACCTTGCGGCCGATGAGCCGGTGCTGGCCGGCCAGCACGAGCCCGTAGCCACCCCGGCCCAAGTCGCCCTCGACGGAGTAACCGGGAAGCGCCGCCTCCACCCGAGATTTATCTATCAACAAGGTCCAGATCCGTCCGCTACCACGCCGGGCATCCGCTGTACCGCCACCCGTGCGCCGAGAACCATCCTGGCCTGCAATGACGCCCTTCGTCGGATTCCTGGTGATCCTACGGCCCTGACCCCCCATTCCCTACCCCCGGCAGGCCGATCCGGCGTGCCGGATCGGCGACACGGGCATGCCGACGGGGCTGACGAGCGCCGCCGCCGCCGCAGTGCGGATGATGGGCACTGCGGCACACGTTGAACCTGCGAGGAAGGGCATCCCACGTCATGTCGACAACCGAGCCCGCTGCCCCGGTGGCTCCGCTGGACATCACCGCGACCGAGGAATGGGCGGCGCTCACCACGCATCTGCGCGAGATCTCCGAGGTGTCCCTGCGGGATCTGTTCGCCGCCGATCCCCGGCGTGGCGAGACGTTCGCCGCCGAAGCGGACGGACTCTATCTTGACTACTCCAAGAACCGGCTGACCGCGCGCACCGTCGAGTTGCTGACCGCGCTGGCCCGGCGCGCCGGGCTGGCGGACCGGATCGAGGCGATGTTCCGGGGCGAGAGAATCAACGTCACCGAGAACCGACCGGTGTTGCACGTGGCGTTGCGCGCCCCGGCCGGAACCCGGATCGAGGTGGATGGCGTCGACGTCGTCCCCGACGTGCATCGGGTGCTCGACGCGATGTCCCAATTCGCCGACCGGGTGCGGTCGGGGGACTGGCTGGGGGCCACCGGTGAGCGGATCCGGACGGTGGTCAACATCGGCATCGGCGGCTCCGACCTGGGACCCGCCATGGCCTACGACGCCCTGCGCGACTATGCCGACCGGTCGATCGAAGTCCGGTTCGTCTCCAACGTCGACCCCACCGACATCTGGGAGGCTACCGCCGATCTCGATCCGGCCAGCACCCTGTTCATCGTCTCGTCCAAGACGTTCACCACCCTGGAAACGATCTCCAACGCGCGGGCCGCACGGTCCTGGCTCACCGGCCTGCTCGGCGAGGACGCCGTTTCCCGGCACTTCGTCGCGGTCTCCACGAATGCCGAGAAGGTCGCCGAGTTCGGTATCGACACCGTGAACATGTTCGAGTTCTGGGACTGGGTGGGCGGCCGGTACTCGGTGGACTGCGCGATCGGCCTCTCGCTGATGATCGCGATCGGGCCGCCGAACTTCCGGGAGTTCCTCGCCGGTTTCGCCGCTATGGACACGCACTTCCGGACGGCTCCGTTCGAGCGGAACCTTCCGGTTCTGCTCGGTCTGATCGGCCTGTGGTACCGCGACTTCTTCGGTACAGCGACGCACGCGGTGCTGCCCTACAGCCACTACCTGGGCCGATTCCCGGCTTATCTCCAGCAGCTGGACATGGAGAGCAATGGGAAGTCGGTCGATCTCACCGGGCGGCCCGTGTCGACGCCGACCGGACCGATCGTCTGGGGGACTCCCGGCACGAACGGACAGCATGCGTACTACCAGCTCCTGCACCAGGGGACAACGATCGTTCCGGCCGATTTCATCGGCTTCGTCCGGCCGAACCATCCCGGGGTGGGCACGGCGGATGGCGCCGGGGTGGACCAGCACGCCCTGCTGCTGGCCAACTTCCTGGCGCAGACAGAGGCCCTCGCGTTCGGCCGGACAGCCGCGGAGGTGGCCGCCGAGGGTGTCACGCCGGACCTCGTTGCGCATCGGACCTTCCCGGGTAATCGACCCTCGAACACCCTGCTGGCCCAGAAGCTGACTCCGTTCGCCCTCGGTCAGCTGATCGCACTGTACGAGCACAAGGTGTTCACCCAGGGGGTCATCTGGGGGATCAACAGTTTCGACCAGTGGGGCGTGGAGCTCGGCAAGGTGCTGGCCGGTCGGATCATTCCGGAACTCGGGTCCGAGCAGGAACCGGAGCTGGGGCATGACAGCTCGACGAATGCTCTGATCAAGCGTCTGCGGGCCGGCTGACGCCCGCCGGGGATCCAGCCAACCGAGGCATGTTACTCTGCGTAATCGATCGGGGGTGGCCCCGCGCGGTGACGACATCGGGGGGTGGAAGTCATGCGGGTGGATGCTGGAGCCTTGCGGATGTCCGTGCGGCGGACAGGCGAGGACGTGCTCATCGAACTCGCCGGGGAACTCGACACGGCCGGGCGGCTCCGGTTCCGTGAGCAGATCGGCGAGCATCTTGGCCGGGGCGGGGGGACGGTCACGGTGGATGTCGCGGGCCTGCGCTCGATCGACGTCCCGGGGCTCGCAGCTCTGCTCCGCGCCGATCTGCTGCTCCGCCGGGTGCACTCATGTCTGGAGATCCAGGCACCCACGCCGGCGTTCGCCGCGTTGTTGCGGGAGGCCGGTCTCGACGGTCGGCTGCGGGTCGGTGGGGGATCCCGCCGCCGCTGACCGCCCCCTCGACTGTCCGCATCCCGCGGGCTGGGAGACGGCTCAGCCGATGAGCGGTGACGTCCGATCGCCCGATGACGCGGGTGCGCTGGGGGTGGCGGGTGCGCTGGGGGTGGCGGGTGCGCTGAGGGCTGCGGGTGCGCTGAGGGCCGCGGGTGCGCTGGGTGACGGTCGTGCACCGGATGGTCCGGAGTCACCCACCGAGGCGGTGCCGTCCTCGGTGACCAGGGAGAGCAACCCGCGGGAGCCGATCAGACGTTTCTCGATTCCGCCCATCATGAGCATCCCCGCCATTACGAAGAGTGGAAAACCGAGCACCATCAGCAGGACGGGTGGTGTGAGACTCACCGAAAGACCCCCAGGCTGGCTTACGGATCTGATCGGCACCATGGACGCCGTACCGTAGGCGTTACCCTCGGACCTCCGTTGCTCACGTCCCGACAGTCGTCTCACCCGACTCGGGTGTCCACCGGGTTCTCCCCGAGGGGGCCGCCGATTCCGGCCGGGTGGAAGAATGAACCGCAGCTCAGAGGTCTGTTTCGGGATGCGTGTTGTTCCCGGTGTCCGCGGGCTCGTACCCTTCCCCCAACATGTCTGCGCGGCCCGCTCCATTGCCCGCTTATAGCGGCCGTCCGTGGGTTCGTGACGCGGACCTGCTTGCGCGTCTCGACCTGCTCTCCGAGCAGATCGATTTCGCCCTCGCCGAGATAGCCCTGCGGCGGGCCGCCTACCAGCGAGCCTGCGAGGAGGAGGCCGCCTGGCCGTGGGCGCCCGTCGGCGTTGAGGTACTGAGCCGGCCGTCCGTGGCGCAGGCTCTGGCCGGCGAGCTCGCCGCCGTCGAGCGGCTGCGGTTGTGGGCGCAGGAGATGTACTGGTTGCAGGAACAGGCGCGGCTGCGCGGACTGCTGCGCTGAGCGCGCGGGCGCGGACCCCCGCTAGCCAGTTCCTGGCGAGGGGTCTCCCGTCCCTGCTGAGGGGTCTCCCGTCCCTGGTGGGGGGCCTCCGGTTCCCGGCGGGGGACCGTCGAGCGCGTCGAACAGCCGGCGGCCGAGGTTTGCCGCGGCGACGTTGCCCCGGTGCAGATACCGGGTGATGCCAGCCTCCAGGCTCTCGGCGGCGTCGTCCTTGCGGCCGGCCCGGTAGAGAACCTCGGCGCGGGACAGCAGCGCATGTCCCTGGCCGTCGACGTCGTCGGTGCGGCTGGCGAGATCGACGGCGGTGTCGGCGAACCGGAGGGCCTCGGCATCGCGGCCGCGCAGCGCCAGGAGCTTCGCGTGGACCCCGCACCATCCGGCCTGGGCCGGTAGCTGGTCGGCGGCGGCGGCGTCCCGACACCGGGTGACATACTTGCCCGCGTCGTCAACCTTGCCGAGCCGGACGAGAACGTCGGCGAGTGCCGCGGCCCGGTTGGCCAGGAACGCGCGTTCCCCCATCCGGGACAGCTGCCGGCAGCTTCGCCGCAGCTCCCGCTCGGCGACTGCCAGCTCGTCGGCGAGCAGCGCCACCCGGGCCACGACGAACCCGCCATGAAAGGGGTCGGTCCGCGGGGCGCGCAGGTCGTGAACGATCTCCTCGGTCGCCTTGAGATGGATCCGCGCGCCCTCCAGATCCCCCGACATGGCGGTGAGGACCGCGAGCTGGGCGAGCACGGCCCGACGCAGAGCCCGGTCGTCGCCGGCGGCGTCGAGGGCCTCGTTCGCCCGGGTGATCCCGACGGCGACCGGCCGGGGCCCCCAACTCATGAGCATGGTGAGCTCGCGGCGCAGCGACTGCGCGGCCCGGGGCACGCCGGACTCCTCCGCGTGCCGGACGGCGTTCTCCATCGCCCGCTCGGCCGCGGCGAACTGCCCGGCCGCCAGGTAGGCATTGGCCTGGCTGCGGCAGGCGAGCGCCGCGCCGACCTCGTCGCCGGCCTGCACGAAGTTGGTCAGGCACACCGCGGCTTCGGTCAGCGTCCTGGCGACCAGGCCCTCCGGATCGGTGGAGAACAGCACCCGCAGGTACGCGAGCCGGGCGTGGGCCCGCAGGCCCTCCTCCCCGGCGCGCCGGGCCCGCTCGGTCACCTGGCGCAGGATGCGCTCGGCGTCGGAGAGCCGGCCGAACGAGTACAGCGCCCAGCCGAGGTCGATCTCGGCCCGTAGCCGCAGTGGGTCCGTCTCGGGCAGCAGGGTGATGGCCCGCTTGAGCAGCTGGGCCGCGCCGGTCTCGTCGCCCTGGCGCACCCGGTCCGCCGCCTCGATCAGACAGGTCGCCGCGGATCGGCCCAGCTCGATCGTCTCGGTGTCGCGCTGCCCGATCTCCACCCGGTAACGAAACGCCTGCTCCAGATGGTAGCCGACCAGTTCGTCGTGCTCACCGGGGCCACCCTCCAGCCGGGTCTGCAGCCACTGGGCGAACCGCTGGTGCAGATCGGCGCGCTGCCGTTTGGCGGTGGACTGGTAGGCGCAGTCGCGCAGCAGCACGTGCAGGAACCGAAACGCCTCGACGCCGGGCAGGTCGGACCGGTCCGGATGCACCAGTTCCTTGCGGACCAGGCTCAGACAGTGGGCGGCGACCATCGGCTGTTCGCTCGGGTCCGACAGGTCGATGACAGCGTCGAGGTAGAAGCGTTCCCCCACGATGGCGGCGCGTTCAAGGACCCGCCGTTCGGGCGGGTCGAGCCGGTCGAGCCGGGCCGCGAGCAGGGACGAGATGGTCGGCGGCACCGTCACGTTGCGCAGGCTGCCGGTGGCGATCCACCGGCTGCCCTCCCGGCGCAGCAGGCCGTCGTCGACGAGGGCCGCCACCATCTGCTCGACGAACAGTGGGTTGCCGGCCGCGGAGGTAGTGATCCGGGAGACGAGGGCCGGGTCGAGGTCGTCGGAGCCCATCAGGGTGCGGATCAGGCGCTGGCAGCGCGCCTCGGTCAGCGGCGCCAGCAGCATCGAGGTGGCGTTGAGCTTGCCGCCTCCCCAGTCCCGCCGCTCCTCCAGCAGTTCCGGGCGGGCCAGGCACAGCAGCATGATGGGGGCGTCGCGGGACCAGTCGGCGATGTTCTCCAGCAGGTCGAGCAGGGTCGGCTCGGCCCAGTGCACGTCGTCGAACCACAGGATCAGCGGGCGTCGGGCCGCCAGCGCCTGGAAGAAGGACCGGACGGCCCAGAAGCTTTCCTGCGGACCGAGTTCCGCGCCGCCCAGCCCCACCAGGGGCGCGAGCGCCTCGACGATCTCCGCCGCCTGGGTGACACCGTCGAGCAGTTCCCGCAGCCGACGCCGCCCGTCCGGGGCGCTCTCGTCAGCGGACAGACCAGTGGCCTGGCGCACCATCTCCATCAGCGGCCAGTAGGCGATGCCCTCGCCGTAGGACAGGCAACGCCCGGTGAGCACGGTCGCCCGGTTCGCCATGGCCGCGCAGAACTCGCCGACCATCCGGGACTTGCCGATGCCCGCCGGGCCCAGCACGGTGAACAGGTGGCAGGTGCGTTCCTCGACCACGGCCTCGAAGGCGTCCTGCAGCCGGCGGCGTTCCCGGTTACGCCCGATGACCGGGGCGGTGAAGCCGTGGGTCGGGGCCCGGCTGCCGGGACCCGCGGTCGGGTCTACCAGCCCGATCAACCGGTGCACCCGCAGCGGGTCGCGCTTGCCCTGGACGACCAGGGGGCCGAGCGGGCTTACCGTGACGCTGTGCCGGATGAAGCGGTAGGTGGTGTCCCCGATGAGGATCTCGTCGGGGGGAGCGGCGTGTTCCAGCCGGGAGGCGACGTTCACCGGATCGCCGGTGACGCCACCGCCTGCGACGGTCACCTCGCCGGTGTTGATCCCGATCCGCACCCGCAGTTTCAGGCCCCACTCGCGCTGCAGGTCGGCATTGAGCGCCTCCATCGCCGCCCGGATGTCGAGGGCGGCGCGAACCGCGCGCAGCGCGTCGTCCTCGTGCAGCACGGGAATGCCGAAGACGGCGAAGACGGCGTCGCCGATGAACTTCTCGACCGATCCGCCGTGGATGTAGATCACTTCACGGACGGTGGTGAAGAACCGCCACATGACCTGCTGCAGCGGTTCGGAGTCGATTCTCTCGCCGATGTCGGTGGACCCGGTGATGTCCACGAACATGATCGTCACGGTCTTCCGGGCGCCGCTCCCCGGGGTGGGAAGGGGGTTCCCACATCCGGAGCAGAAGCGGGCCCGCTCGTGGTTGTCCTCCGCGCATGTCGGGCACGGCACCATGTGCCGGATGGTAGGCCGATCGCGACCCGATGCGGTGGGGGATGCGCGTACCCGACGCGCCTGAGGTGACCCATCCCACGCCGGTGCCACCGCCGGGTCCCGGCCGGGACGGCGCGACCCGGACGGCTCATCCGCCGGCGGCCAGCCTGGCGCGGTCATGACGGCAGCTCCCGCCGCACCGCGAGGAGCGCCGCCACCTGGGCCAACACTCCCCAGCCGACTACTCTCCAGCCGGCCGCGTTCACCTCGACCGCCCCGCAGCCACCGAAGACCAGCACACTGCCGGAACCAGGGGTGACCAGACTCAGCAGGATGCGCAGCGTCGTTGTCTTGCCGGAGCCGTTCGGCCGCAGAAAACCGGTGATGTTCCCTTCCCGCACCGTGAAACTCACGTCCCGGACGGCGCGCTGGGACCCGTATCGCTTGGCCAGATGGTCTATTTCAACGACGGCGGTGACGAGAGCCTCCCGGCGGAGGTCCGAGCGGGGCAATATCTACGGTAACCTGTCACCGTTCCAGATCCACCGGCGGCTGTCACCGCTGGCTGGGTCGCGGTCGCCGGCCGGGAGATCGGTACTTCCCGCGGGGGCTCCCCGAACCGCGATCCCCCGAGGAGTTTTCATGGACGCTCTCGCCTGCCTGATGACGCGCCGCACAGCGACCCGGCTCGTCGAACCCGGTCCGACGGTGGAGCAGATTATGATCATGCTTGGCGCCGCCACCACGGCGCCGGATCACAAGATGCTGCGGCCCTGGCGCTTCGTGGTTGTGCGGAGCGATGCCCGCGCCACCCTGGCTGCGGCGATCAAGCGGGCCGCCGAGGCCCTCGGCGGGTTGCCCGAGCCGGTCATCCGCAAGACCGCGGGCAAGGCCACCCGTTCCCCGGCGCTCATCGCCGTCGTCGCATCCCGTGTCGGTTCGAAGGTTCCGGTCGCCGAGCAGGACGCCTCGGCCGCGGCAGCGGCGCAGAACATCTGCCTGGCCGCGCACGCGCTCGGCGTCGCCTCGGCCTGGAAGTCGGTGCCGATGCAGGACAGCGCCGAGGTCCGGGGGGCGTTCGGGCTGACGTCGGACGAGGTGCTGGTCGGCTGGGTGGAGCTCGGGACCCAGGCGGACACCGCGCCGCTGCCGGCGCGGCCCGCCGTTCGGCTGGCCCAGGTCGCGACGGAGATGGAGGTCGACGGGACGCTGGTTCCCGTGGCGGCGGACGATCGGATCTCCCAGTTCGGGCAAGTGACCACGGTGTGAGCGGCAGGTTACCTAAGCTGGAACACAGGTCTTGAGATCGGGCGGCCTGGACCGGGGTATGACTCCGGCTCCCGAGGTGCGACGGGAGGTACGCCGTGTATGGCGGTCTTCGAGGCCGTGGTGGTCTTCGAGGCCGTGGCCGTCTCGGCCTGACCGTGGCCGGAGGGCTGCTGCTCGCGCTGGTCGTCGGATGCTCGGAGCCGGGGTCGAGTGGGTCCGGCGGCTCGGTCGCCCGGCCGGGCTCGGTGGTCACGCCGAGTGCGTCGTCTCAGGACCCGGGCGGCCCGGGCGCGCTCGGGACCTCCGCCGCGGCTGCGACGCCTGACGTCTCACGGGCGCCGGGCCCCTCCGGAACCTCCGCCGCCCCGGACGGTGTCGCGTCACTGCCGGTGCCGACTCCGCGAGCATCCTCCGTCTTCGTCGGAGAGGCCTGTTCCCCCGCCGAGGACACCTCGCCCGCGACCGCCGTCAACGGCCTTGTGCTGTTCTGCGCGCCCGTCGGCGGGACCGGCCCGGCCGGCATCGGTCGATGGTCCACGGAGCCGCCCGCCCCGGCTCCCGTGGTTCGGCCGGATGAGGGCGGGAACTGCGACCCCGAGGACGTCGGGCGCATCGTCCAGGACTCCGCCGGCCGCCCGGTGTCCTGCCTTCGGGACCCGACGGGCACCCTGACCTGGTCCGACATCTCCTGAACTACGTCGCCACGTCGCCACGTCGCCGGGATGATCAGCCGTTGCGGCGGGCCCGGCGGGTGGTGAGGGCCTCGGCGACGGACCAGAGAGCCGGCAGCACCAGGGCTCCGAAGACGGTCGCCCATGCCCACGGATGATCGGCCAGGTAGGGCACGACATCGTCGTGTAGCCAGGGGAAGAGCCGGTCATGGATCACCGGAACGACACCGGCCGCCGCGAACACCGCGATGAGCCCCGCTCTCACGACCGCCAGTCCTCCGGGCAGGTGCCGCCAGCCGGTAAGTCCGATCATCAGCAGGCCGA
Coding sequences within:
- a CDS encoding protein kinase domain-containing protein, whose protein sequence is MLIDKSRVEAALPGYSVEGDLGRGGYGLVLAGQHRLIGRKVAIKILLDTSDDPDLRTRFLSEARVLAELDHPHIVRIHDYVEHEGTCLLVMELLSGGTLKQRMSSGPVSAETTCSIGLAAAAALATAHGHGVLHRDIKPDNIMFAGDGLLKVTDFGIAKIFDGAETTASAILGTPRYMAPEQIMGTRLFPSTDLYALAGVLYEMIANRPLFGRQMAVQPLTHHHLTIMPEPLTMVPPPVSAVILRALAKDPSIRFADAADFALELARASSRAFGPTWLSRSDVKVRIDDEIREAALATSTTPRPPAAGRPGFPGSPGAPGSPGFPGSPGAPGSPGFPGSPGAPGSPAGHPMGGYPPPGGPGWGGFPPGNTPPPRSTPPPRSTPPPRSLGPGYGGPDAPGGPGAPGGPGGQTYRPGPGGPVHGMAGVPPAATRQAGHQSSPNARNRTPLIIGAVAFVVIVAITVGIVAAVTNSGGGSRGGDRGGGTARLATAYRGTALSVQGLSPYSVDVDPDGSLLVSSLATDRIQKITPAGAVSDLAGTGAGGISGDGGPATAAQLDGPGSTARDKAGNIYIGDAKNNRIRKISPAGIITTIAGTGDAGYGGDGGPATAAKINSAEKVTTGPDGSVYLSDYENHRIRKISPQGIITTYVGTGVAGYTGDGGPATAAKINGPNDLQMTDDGTLYFADLASDTIQKVTPDGIITTVAGTGEGGFSGDGGPATRARLNVPSLTVGPDGRTLYLADYRNHRIRRVDPNGVITTIAGTGGEGSGGDGGPATAAQFKNPSSVAVDGSGALYIADNGNDRVRRIDPNGTITTVAQPG
- the pgi gene encoding glucose-6-phosphate isomerase, whose translation is MSTTEPAAPVAPLDITATEEWAALTTHLREISEVSLRDLFAADPRRGETFAAEADGLYLDYSKNRLTARTVELLTALARRAGLADRIEAMFRGERINVTENRPVLHVALRAPAGTRIEVDGVDVVPDVHRVLDAMSQFADRVRSGDWLGATGERIRTVVNIGIGGSDLGPAMAYDALRDYADRSIEVRFVSNVDPTDIWEATADLDPASTLFIVSSKTFTTLETISNARAARSWLTGLLGEDAVSRHFVAVSTNAEKVAEFGIDTVNMFEFWDWVGGRYSVDCAIGLSLMIAIGPPNFREFLAGFAAMDTHFRTAPFERNLPVLLGLIGLWYRDFFGTATHAVLPYSHYLGRFPAYLQQLDMESNGKSVDLTGRPVSTPTGPIVWGTPGTNGQHAYYQLLHQGTTIVPADFIGFVRPNHPGVGTADGAGVDQHALLLANFLAQTEALAFGRTAAEVAAEGVTPDLVAHRTFPGNRPSNTLLAQKLTPFALGQLIALYEHKVFTQGVIWGINSFDQWGVELGKVLAGRIIPELGSEQEPELGHDSSTNALIKRLRAG
- a CDS encoding STAS domain-containing protein gives rise to the protein MRVDAGALRMSVRRTGEDVLIELAGELDTAGRLRFREQIGEHLGRGGGTVTVDVAGLRSIDVPGLAALLRADLLLRRVHSCLEIQAPTPAFAALLREAGLDGRLRVGGGSRRR
- a CDS encoding adenylate/guanylate cyclase domain-containing protein, producing the protein MVPCPTCAEDNHERARFCSGCGNPLPTPGSGARKTVTIMFVDITGSTDIGERIDSEPLQQVMWRFFTTVREVIYIHGGSVEKFIGDAVFAVFGIPVLHEDDALRAVRAALDIRAAMEALNADLQREWGLKLRVRIGINTGEVTVAGGGVTGDPVNVASRLEHAAPPDEILIGDTTYRFIRHSVTVSPLGPLVVQGKRDPLRVHRLIGLVDPTAGPGSRAPTHGFTAPVIGRNRERRRLQDAFEAVVEERTCHLFTVLGPAGIGKSRMVGEFCAAMANRATVLTGRCLSYGEGIAYWPLMEMVRQATGLSADESAPDGRRRLRELLDGVTQAAEIVEALAPLVGLGGAELGPQESFWAVRSFFQALAARRPLILWFDDVHWAEPTLLDLLENIADWSRDAPIMLLCLARPELLEERRDWGGGKLNATSMLLAPLTEARCQRLIRTLMGSDDLDPALVSRITTSAAGNPLFVEQMVAALVDDGLLRREGSRWIATGSLRNVTVPPTISSLLAARLDRLDPPERRVLERAAIVGERFYLDAVIDLSDPSEQPMVAAHCLSLVRKELVHPDRSDLPGVEAFRFLHVLLRDCAYQSTAKRQRADLHQRFAQWLQTRLEGGPGEHDELVGYHLEQAFRYRVEIGQRDTETIELGRSAATCLIEAADRVRQGDETGAAQLLKRAITLLPETDPLRLRAEIDLGWALYSFGRLSDAERILRQVTERARRAGEEGLRAHARLAYLRVLFSTDPEGLVARTLTEAAVCLTNFVQAGDEVGAALACRSQANAYLAAGQFAAAERAMENAVRHAEESGVPRAAQSLRRELTMLMSWGPRPVAVGITRANEALDAAGDDRALRRAVLAQLAVLTAMSGDLEGARIHLKATEEIVHDLRAPRTDPFHGGFVVARVALLADELAVAERELRRSCRQLSRMGERAFLANRAAALADVLVRLGKVDDAGKYVTRCRDAAAADQLPAQAGWCGVHAKLLALRGRDAEALRFADTAVDLASRTDDVDGQGHALLSRAEVLYRAGRKDDAAESLEAGITRYLHRGNVAAANLGRRLFDALDGPPPGTGGPPPGTGDPSAGTGDPSPGTG
- a CDS encoding ATP-binding cassette domain-containing protein; protein product: MPRSDLRREALVTAVVEIDHLAKRYGSQRAVRDVSFTVREGNITGFLRPNGSGKTTTLRILLSLVTPGSGSVLVFGGCGAVEVNAAGWRVVGWGVLAQVAALLAVRRELPS
- a CDS encoding nitroreductase family protein — its product is MDALACLMTRRTATRLVEPGPTVEQIMIMLGAATTAPDHKMLRPWRFVVVRSDARATLAAAIKRAAEALGGLPEPVIRKTAGKATRSPALIAVVASRVGSKVPVAEQDASAAAAAQNICLAAHALGVASAWKSVPMQDSAEVRGAFGLTSDEVLVGWVELGTQADTAPLPARPAVRLAQVATEMEVDGTLVPVAADDRISQFGQVTTV